The Chrysemys picta bellii isolate R12L10 chromosome 5, ASM1138683v2, whole genome shotgun sequence genome includes a window with the following:
- the LOC101939581 gene encoding myb/SANT-like DNA-binding domain-containing protein 2, with amino-acid sequence MDETLDAVAGSVWFSTLDIKSDTAWRAQVTTESSSAQVTIQSDNRKRAPAWTIREVLDLIAIWGEDSVRAELRLKRRNAKTFEKISKGMMERGHNRYSDQCRMKVKELRQAYQKTKEANGRSGSEPQTCRFCAELHAILGGAATTTPPLTVDSEVGVISATPEDSVDGEEEEEEDDDELAESTQHSVLPNSQDLFLSLSEVPSQASQRSIQDHDPMEGTSAAANISSLPPPS; translated from the exons ATGGATGAGACCTTGGATGCTGTAGCAGGTTCAGTCTGGTTTTCCACACTGGATATTAAAAGTGATACTG cgtggagagcacaggtgaccacagagagctcatcagcacaggtaaccattcagtccgataatcgaaaaagagcaccagcatggaccatacgggaggtactggatctgatcgctatatggggagaggattcagtgcgaGCCGAACTACgtttgaaaagacgaaatgccaaaacttttgaaaaaatctccaagggcatgatggagagaggccacaataggtactcagatcagtgccgcatgaaagttaaggagctcagacaagcctatcaaaaaacaaaggaggcgaACGGTCGTTCCGgatcagagccgcagacatgccgcttctgcgctgagctgcatgcaattctagggggggcagccaccactaccccacctctgaccgtggattccgaggtgggggtaatctcagccacacctgaggattctgtggatggggaagaggaagaggaggaggacgacgatgagcttgcggagagcacacagcactctgttctccccaacagccaggatctttttctcagcctgagtgaagtaccctcccaagcctcccaacgcagtatccaagaccatgaccccatggaagggacctcag cagctgcaaatatttcaagcctccctcctccgtcctga